A stretch of Pelecanus crispus isolate bPelCri1 chromosome 3, bPelCri1.pri, whole genome shotgun sequence DNA encodes these proteins:
- the IL22RA2 gene encoding interleukin-22 receptor subunit alpha-2, producing MLFSHGAALLSMRGITLSSLCLLMHLLQDETMTILVLENQDLQDSIKPQKVEFRSLNFNSTLHWQPGRTREARDTVYFVQYKVYGQSTWQNKDDCWGIQNHVCDLTNETSDIQEPYYGRVKAMSAGVYSDWSLSCRFTPWRETMIGPPTVTVVHSNKTIILKLQAPRSPYKRKKGSKMPMTNYYDLLYQVFIINNLLNEQHRVLVYEGKEKVIKIENLRPGVSYCIVAKMYMPMLDRSSAYSSRQCTVLQ from the exons ATGCTCTTCAGTCATGGAGCTGCTCTCCTAAGCATGAGGGGCATCACGCTTTCCTCCCTCTGCTTACTGATGCACCTGCTTCAGGATGAGACAATGA CGATTTTAGTTTTGGAAAACCAAGACCTGCAAGATTCGATTAAGCCGCAGAAGGTAGAGTTTCGTTCATTAAACTTCAACAGCACTTTGCATTGGCAGCCTGGAAGGACCAGAGAGGCAAGAGACACGGTCTACTTTGTGCAGTACAAAGT GTATGGGCAGAGCACATGGCAAAACAAAGATGACTGCTGGGGGATTCAAAACCATGTCTGTGACCTAACGAATGAGACCTCTGACATCCAAGAGCCTTACTATGGCAGAGTGAAAGCCATGTCAGCTGGCGTCTATTCCGACTGGAGCCTCAGCTGCAGATTCACTCCCTGGCGAGAAA CTATGATAGGTCCTCCGACGGTAACTGTGGTTCATAGCAACAAAACCATAATACTAAAGCTCCAGGCTCCACGTTCTCCttataaaaggaagaaaggcagcAAGATGCCAATGACAAATTATTATGATCTGCTATATCAAGTCTTCATAATTAACAACTTGCTAAATGAG CAACACAGAGTCCTGGTGtatgaaggaaaagagaaggttattaaaatagaaaatttgaGGCCTGGAGTCAGCTACTGCATCGTGGCTAAAATGTACATGCCAATGCTGGACCGCAGCAGTGCCTACAGCAGCAGGCAATGCACCGTGCTGCAGtga
- the IFNGR1 gene encoding interferon gamma receptor 1, which produces MSETPHFIVEVKPYNIGYYKVVSTCVNISARFCDLSREIHDPFVSHWLRIKAVVGSQQSEYVETNEFILQKHGKIGPPKLNLSRHSDEIMVDIYHPAFPSVEFLPWVRDVYSELTYLVTFWDINNRSKEEFSEENCTLYKCSLKIPVPAEGSTYCVSAKGSLYDDLMIGAPSEESCIHVPLRQTLSTQDVIILCGVILSMSLILTVCCGCKKLRKKNIKLPKSLVSVIRNLNTDSILESKSETKYVSVISIMPGQSATDEVTSLEVEPKEETVSPENSSEGASSVPPPEAPAKAEEVSVQECTEEVSSDNEQNRKVKESYFTSDSSRTDTCSNSSGPEVSATKIQPTAIPSSCLKFSGYDKPHVPLDMLIDVGEEQPVIAYRPTD; this is translated from the exons ATGTCTGAAACTCCTCATTTTATTGTGGAAGTCAAACCTTACAA CATAGGTTACTATAAGGTCGTCTCAACTTGTGTGAACATTTCAGCTCGTTTTTGTGATCTCTCAAGGGAAATACATGATCCTTTTGTCTCTCACTGGCTTCGAATTAAAGCTGTTGTTGGGTCACAGCAGTCTGAGTATGTTGAGACAAATGAgtttattttgcaaaagcatG GAAAAATAGGACCACCAAAACTGAATCTCTCCAGGCACAGTGATGAAATCATGGTTGATATTTACCATCCTGCATTCCCATCTGTGGAGTTTCTTCCTTGGGTCAGAGATGTTTATTCAGAGCTCACGTACTTGGTGACTTTTTGGGATATTAATAATCGG AGTAAAGAAGAGttctctgaagaaaactgtACCTTGTATAAATGTAGCCTCAAGATCCCAGTTCCTGCTGAAGGTTCCACTTACTGTGTTTCAGCAAAGGGAAGTTTATATGACGATCTGATGATTGGTGCCCCATCTGAAGAAAGCTGCATTCATGTTCCTCTCAGGCAGACATTGA GCACACAAGATGTCATCATTTTGTGTGGTGTTATTCTGAGCATGAGTCTAATTCTGACAGTATGTTGTGGCTGCAAGAAACTAAGGAAGAAGAACATAAAGCTGCCTAAGTCTTTG gTCAGTGTGATAAGAAACCTGAACACAGACAGCATTCTAGAATCAAAGTCGGAGACAAAATACGTATCTGTAATAAGCATCATGCCAGGCCAGTCAGCAACTGATGAAGTAACGTCACTGGAGGTAGAGCCAAAGGAAGAAACTGTTAGTCCTGAGAATTCCAGTGAAGGAGCATCTTCTGTTCCTCCCCCAGAGGCACCGGCCAAAGCAGAAGAGGTGTCTGTGCAGGAGTGCACAGAGGAGGTATCTTCTGATAATGAACAGAATCGCAAAGTAAAAGAGAGTTATTTCACTTCTGACAGTAGCCGAACGGATACATGCAGTAACTCTTCAGGCCCAGAGGTTTCTGCCACAAAAATACAACCAACAGCCATTCCAAGCAGCTGTCTCAAGTTTTCTGGCTATGACAAGCCTCATGTGCCATTAGATATGCTGATAGATGTTGGCGAAGAACAGCCTGTCATTGCTTACAGGCCAACTGACTAA